Proteins from a single region of Desulfolutivibrio sulfoxidireducens:
- a CDS encoding SpoIIE family protein phosphatase, which translates to MSHDAPPARPTASGLTEHGVTVLLVDDQAMIGEAVRRMLAPEADIAFHFCQDPAKALHMAAELSPTIILQDLVMPGIDGLTLVKFFRAHPTLRDVPLIVLSTKEEPATKAEAFARGASDYLVKLPDRIELVARIRHHSKGYINLLQRNEAYEALLTSQKALAAELSQAAEYVMSLLPAPLAEGDIRTNWSFVPSAQLGGDIFGYHDIDPDHFALYLLDVCSHGVGPALLSVQAHNMLKTQTLPGVDFHDPSQVLRGLNDTFPMEAHNNLYFTIWYGVYQRSTRRLVFANAGHPPAVLLPPGGGAVDLISSNLMIGAMPEIAFKSGECEVPPGSRLFVFSDGVYEVAGPGRVMWTYDEYRDYLAGLRPSQGDEIARVLAYVRERGGSQVLDDDFSLVKVVFA; encoded by the coding sequence ATGTCCCATGATGCGCCCCCAGCCAGGCCGACGGCCTCCGGGCTGACCGAACACGGCGTCACCGTTCTTCTCGTCGACGACCAGGCCATGATCGGCGAGGCCGTGCGACGCATGCTGGCCCCCGAGGCCGACATCGCCTTTCATTTCTGCCAGGACCCGGCCAAGGCCCTGCACATGGCGGCCGAACTCTCGCCCACCATCATCCTTCAGGACCTGGTCATGCCCGGCATCGACGGGTTGACCCTGGTGAAATTTTTCCGGGCCCATCCCACCCTGCGCGACGTGCCGCTCATCGTCCTGTCCACCAAGGAGGAACCAGCCACCAAGGCCGAGGCCTTCGCCCGGGGGGCCAGCGACTATCTGGTCAAGCTGCCGGACCGCATCGAGCTTGTGGCCCGCATCCGGCACCACTCCAAGGGCTACATCAACCTGTTGCAGCGCAACGAGGCCTACGAGGCCCTGTTGACAAGCCAGAAGGCCCTGGCGGCGGAGCTTTCCCAGGCCGCCGAATACGTCATGTCCCTGTTGCCCGCGCCCCTGGCCGAGGGGGACATCCGCACGAACTGGAGCTTCGTGCCCTCGGCCCAACTCGGCGGTGACATCTTCGGCTACCACGACATCGACCCGGACCATTTCGCCCTGTACCTGCTCGACGTGTGCAGCCACGGGGTGGGGCCGGCGCTTCTGTCCGTGCAGGCCCACAACATGCTCAAGACCCAGACCCTGCCTGGCGTGGATTTCCATGACCCGTCCCAGGTCCTGCGGGGCCTCAACGACACCTTCCCCATGGAGGCGCACAACAACCTCTATTTCACCATCTGGTACGGGGTCTACCAGCGCTCGACCCGGCGGCTTGTCTTTGCCAACGCCGGACATCCTCCAGCCGTGCTCCTGCCGCCCGGTGGCGGGGCCGTGGACCTCATCAGCAGCAATCTCATGATCGGGGCCATGCCGGAGATCGCGTTCAAGTCCGGCGAGTGTGAGGTGCCCCCGGGTTCGCGGCTTTTCGTGTTTTCCGACGGGGTCTACGAGGTGGCCGGGCCGGGCCGGGTCATGTGGACCTATGACGAATACCGGGACTATCTGGCCGGACTGCGTCCCTCCCAGGGCGACGAGATCGCCCGGGTGCTGGCATACGTCCGGGAGCGCGGCGGGAGTCAGGTCCTGGACGACGATTTTTCCCTGGTCAAGGTGGTGTTCGCGTAG
- a CDS encoding chemotaxis response regulator protein-glutamate methylesterase: MIRVAIVNDLPLAVEALRRTLAAAPWCQVAWVAADGAEAVRKCEGDTPDVVLMDLIMPVMDGVVATREIMRRCPCAVLVVTATVTGNAGRVFEAMGHGALDAVSTPELGVNGALAGGEELLRKIAVVAKLIRKPVEPPVLAASAPRAACPVVVPELAVIGASTGGPKALAEILGAMPADPGCALAVVQHVDARFASGLADWLDQQCALRVEVAREGQRLAPGVVLVAGTNDHLVLGPDLALHYTPEPRDYPYRPSVDAFFSSLALHWPRPGVAALLTGMGRDGAKGLLELRGKGFHTIAQDEATSVVYGMPKAAAELGAAEAVLPLPLIAQAILARIKERYPHVP, from the coding sequence GTGATCCGGGTGGCCATCGTCAACGACCTGCCCCTGGCCGTGGAGGCCCTGCGCCGGACCCTGGCCGCCGCGCCCTGGTGCCAGGTGGCCTGGGTGGCCGCCGACGGGGCCGAGGCGGTGCGCAAATGCGAGGGGGACACCCCGGACGTGGTGCTGATGGACCTCATCATGCCGGTCATGGACGGGGTTGTGGCCACCCGGGAGATCATGCGCCGCTGTCCCTGCGCCGTGTTGGTGGTCACGGCCACGGTGACCGGCAACGCCGGGCGGGTCTTCGAGGCCATGGGGCACGGGGCCCTGGACGCCGTCTCCACCCCGGAACTCGGTGTAAACGGCGCCCTTGCCGGCGGCGAGGAGCTTTTGCGCAAGATCGCCGTGGTGGCCAAGCTCATCCGAAAGCCCGTCGAACCGCCCGTGCTCGCCGCGTCCGCGCCTCGGGCCGCCTGCCCCGTCGTGGTTCCCGAACTCGCGGTCATCGGGGCCTCCACCGGCGGTCCCAAGGCCCTGGCCGAGATCCTCGGGGCCATGCCCGCCGATCCAGGCTGCGCCCTGGCCGTGGTCCAGCATGTGGATGCGCGGTTCGCGAGCGGTCTGGCCGACTGGCTCGACCAGCAGTGCGCCCTGCGCGTGGAGGTGGCCCGGGAGGGCCAGCGGCTGGCCCCCGGGGTGGTCCTGGTGGCCGGGACCAACGATCATCTGGTGCTGGGGCCGGACTTGGCCCTGCACTATACGCCGGAGCCCCGGGACTATCCCTACCGGCCCTCGGTGGACGCCTTTTTTTCAAGCCTGGCCCTGCACTGGCCCCGACCCGGGGTGGCCGCGCTTCTGACCGGCATGGGCCGGGACGGGGCCAAGGGGCTTTTGGAACTGCGTGGCAAGGGATTTCACACCATCGCCCAGGACGAGGCCACCAGCGTGGTCTACGGCATGCCCAAGGCCGCGGCGGAACTTGGCGCGGCCGAGGCCGTCCTGCCCCTGCCGCTCATCGCCCAGGCCATTCTGGCCCGAATCAAAGAGAGGTACCCCCATGTCCCATGA
- a CDS encoding hybrid sensor histidine kinase/response regulator, whose amino-acid sequence MNPDPFMLELFAEELALRAGILATGSASADGRIRPPEAGNMAEAARALASAARLVGQDGVAEPAGVAAEVLAACAASDQPVPEAVAGIVSALAGICSRLAVCPPMDIPQAVTAESQALADLAAALKKGPDSRTGGGGRTAAPPAPPPEAPPAPEDTGPELSDMSLLDLFRMELETHGRVLEEGLVAVEAEASPERIEPLMRAAHSIKGAARIVGLTDAVALAHAMEDVLETARKGRLALSPDHVDVLLAGTDVFSRLCRGKGGDMAGAVAREAGAMGELTASLRRIAAGGGDGTCPPPKVCAAPAGFSPAAPAGFVETTADGEVVVRIASASLNRFMGLAGECLVETAGLAALYADFRRIKGHQDTLSDHLDAMRQACASGGASRSRGTASDELARAARTLSLARDELARAAERFDAYARRMEIVSGRLYAEVVGSRMHPFSKGLAGMARMVRDLAKSLGKEAELRVEGQETKVDRDILDRLEAPLGHLIRNALDHGLEPPSDRIAAGKPQKGAVTVSAAHVAGMLAITVADDGRGIDPEAVRRKVVERGLVEPELARGLSAGELMDFLFLPGFSTAGAVTEVSGRGVGLDVVQNMVREVGGLASVESRPGQGLCVRLRLPLTLSVMRALLVEVSGEACAVPLFRIDRVLRLERDAIRSLEGRDYLLIDGETVGLVSARQILDFGPGRQEAPAANSPQGLCVMVVSDATSRFGLVVDRFLGERDLVVKPLDPRLGRVFLASAAAIFEDGSPVLILDVDDMVRAVDNLLSRGRPARTAASEDVRDEAAPAGAKRILVVDDSLTVREAERRLLANRGYEVDVAVDGMDGLSAVRAGRYDLVITDVDMPRVNGIELVRRLRADPRSSALAIMIVSYKDRQEDRLAGLDAGADRYLAKSGFRDEGLLRAVADLIGEPGETAS is encoded by the coding sequence GTGAACCCCGATCCGTTCATGCTGGAGCTTTTCGCCGAGGAGTTGGCGCTTCGGGCCGGGATTCTGGCCACGGGGAGCGCCTCCGCCGACGGCCGGATCCGTCCCCCGGAGGCCGGGAACATGGCCGAGGCCGCCCGGGCCCTGGCCAGCGCCGCCCGGCTGGTGGGACAGGACGGGGTGGCCGAGCCGGCCGGGGTCGCCGCCGAGGTCCTGGCCGCCTGCGCGGCCTCGGACCAGCCGGTCCCCGAGGCCGTGGCCGGGATCGTCTCGGCCCTGGCCGGGATATGTTCCCGTCTGGCCGTGTGTCCCCCCATGGATATTCCCCAGGCGGTCACGGCCGAGTCCCAGGCCCTGGCCGATCTCGCGGCGGCCCTGAAAAAAGGCCCTGATTCCCGCACGGGCGGGGGCGGCCGGACCGCAGCCCCGCCCGCCCCACCCCCCGAAGCCCCACCGGCCCCGGAGGACACGGGGCCCGAGCTGTCGGACATGTCCCTGCTCGATCTGTTCCGCATGGAGCTTGAGACCCACGGCCGGGTGCTGGAGGAGGGACTGGTGGCTGTGGAGGCCGAGGCGTCGCCGGAGCGGATCGAGCCGTTGATGCGCGCGGCCCATTCCATCAAGGGCGCGGCCCGCATCGTGGGGCTTACGGACGCCGTGGCCCTGGCCCACGCCATGGAGGACGTGCTGGAGACGGCGCGCAAGGGCCGTCTGGCCCTGTCCCCGGACCATGTGGACGTCCTTTTGGCTGGAACCGACGTCTTTTCCCGCCTGTGCCGGGGCAAAGGCGGGGACATGGCCGGCGCCGTGGCCCGGGAGGCCGGGGCCATGGGCGAACTGACGGCCTCCCTGCGGCGTATCGCCGCCGGCGGCGGAGACGGGACGTGCCCGCCGCCCAAGGTCTGCGCGGCGCCCGCCGGGTTTTCCCCCGCCGCGCCAGCCGGCTTTGTGGAGACCACAGCCGACGGCGAGGTCGTGGTGCGCATCGCCTCCGCGTCCCTGAACCGGTTCATGGGCCTGGCCGGGGAATGCCTGGTGGAGACGGCGGGTCTTGCGGCCCTGTATGCGGATTTTCGGCGCATCAAGGGCCACCAGGACACCCTGTCGGACCATCTCGACGCCATGCGCCAGGCATGCGCCTCGGGGGGCGCGTCCCGTTCCCGGGGAACGGCCTCGGACGAGCTGGCCCGGGCGGCCCGGACCCTGTCTCTGGCCCGGGATGAACTGGCCCGGGCGGCCGAGCGTTTCGACGCCTACGCCAGACGCATGGAGATCGTGTCCGGACGACTCTACGCCGAGGTGGTGGGCAGCCGGATGCACCCGTTTTCCAAGGGCCTGGCGGGCATGGCCCGCATGGTTCGGGATTTGGCCAAGAGCCTGGGCAAGGAGGCCGAACTGCGCGTGGAGGGCCAGGAGACCAAGGTGGATCGGGACATCCTGGACCGGTTGGAGGCGCCCCTGGGGCATCTGATCCGAAACGCCCTGGACCACGGCCTGGAGCCTCCCTCCGACCGGATCGCGGCCGGCAAGCCGCAAAAAGGCGCGGTCACGGTGTCGGCGGCCCATGTGGCCGGGATGCTGGCCATCACCGTGGCCGACGACGGCCGGGGCATCGATCCCGAGGCCGTGCGGCGCAAGGTGGTGGAACGGGGGCTTGTCGAGCCGGAGCTGGCCCGGGGGCTGTCGGCCGGGGAGCTCATGGACTTTTTGTTCCTGCCGGGTTTTTCCACAGCCGGGGCGGTGACCGAGGTCTCGGGCCGGGGGGTGGGACTGGACGTGGTCCAGAACATGGTCCGGGAGGTCGGGGGCCTGGCCTCGGTGGAATCCAGGCCCGGCCAGGGCCTGTGCGTGCGCCTGCGGCTGCCGCTCACCCTGTCGGTCATGCGCGCCCTTCTGGTCGAGGTCTCCGGCGAGGCCTGCGCCGTGCCGCTTTTTCGCATCGACCGGGTGCTTCGCCTGGAAAGGGACGCGATCCGATCCCTGGAGGGCCGGGACTACCTCCTGATCGACGGCGAGACCGTGGGCCTGGTGTCGGCCCGCCAGATCCTTGATTTCGGGCCGGGAAGACAGGAAGCGCCGGCCGCGAACAGCCCTCAGGGACTGTGCGTCATGGTCGTAAGCGACGCCACCAGCCGTTTCGGCCTGGTGGTGGACCGGTTCCTGGGCGAACGCGACCTGGTGGTCAAACCCCTGGACCCGCGCCTGGGACGGGTGTTTCTGGCCTCTGCCGCGGCCATCTTCGAGGACGGTTCCCCGGTGTTGATCCTGGACGTGGACGACATGGTCCGGGCCGTGGACAATCTGCTGTCCCGGGGCCGCCCGGCCAGGACCGCCGCCTCCGAAGACGTCCGGGACGAGGCCGCCCCGGCCGGGGCCAAGCGGATCCTGGTGGTGGACGACTCGCTGACCGTGCGCGAGGCCGAACGCCGGCTTCTGGCCAACCGGGGCTACGAGGTGGACGTGGCCGTGGACGGCATGGACGGCCTGTCCGCCGTGCGCGCCGGCCGCTACGACCTGGTGATCACCGACGTGGACATGCCGCGCGTCAACGGCATCGAACTGGTGCGCCGGTTGCGCGCCGATCCACGAAGCAGCGCGCTTGCGATCATGATCGTGTCCTACAAGGACCGGCAGGAGGACCGGCTGGCCGGGCTCGATGCCGGGGCGGACCGCTATCTGGCCAAAAGCGGCTTCCGGGACGAGGGGTTGCTGCGGGCTGTGGCCGACCTTATCGGCGAGCCCGGGGAGACGGCATCGTGA
- a CDS encoding chemotaxis protein CheW: MNQKEKGSPSGLGLFDRPIPEGYTEEWTRLLAAPEERVERQDLAVMVFRLGREFFALRAALFEEIAAPQRPRPLPGRGGALLGLVNVAGELVPCVSLAGLAGACQETGPPSREAARSQARIAVIRLAALPATGAATGRDGERFAFPADEVVGFHRPARSEMGPVPATLSRDAAALCTEVFPLGDREVGLLDETRLFAAMHRSLVP, from the coding sequence ATGAACCAAAAGGAAAAGGGGTCGCCGTCCGGCCTGGGACTTTTCGACCGGCCCATCCCCGAGGGCTACACCGAGGAATGGACGCGGCTTTTGGCCGCGCCAGAGGAGCGGGTGGAACGCCAGGACCTGGCGGTCATGGTCTTCCGCCTGGGCCGGGAGTTCTTCGCCCTGCGCGCGGCCCTGTTCGAGGAGATCGCCGCGCCCCAGAGGCCGCGCCCCCTGCCGGGACGCGGCGGGGCTCTCCTTGGGCTGGTCAACGTGGCCGGGGAGCTTGTGCCCTGCGTGTCCCTGGCCGGACTTGCGGGGGCTTGCCAGGAAACAGGCCCGCCCTCCCGGGAGGCCGCGCGGTCCCAGGCGCGCATTGCCGTGATCCGCCTTGCGGCCCTTCCCGCGACAGGGGCCGCCACAGGAAGGGACGGGGAGCGTTTCGCCTTCCCCGCGGACGAGGTCGTGGGGTTTCACCGTCCGGCGCGGTCCGAGATGGGCCCGGTTCCGGCCACGCTGTCGCGGGACGCGGCGGCCCTGTGCACGGAGGTTTTCCCGCTTGGGGACCGGGAGGTCGGGCTCTTGGACGAAACCCGCCTTTTCGCGGCCATGCACAGGAGTCTCGTCCCGTGA